In Streptomyces sp. NBC_01381, the sequence ACCAAGGACACGCTCCTCATGCGCATGTCCGAGGAGGACTTCACGTCCGTACTCGACACCAACCTCACCGGCACCTTCCGTGTCGTGAAGCGCGCCAACCGCGGCATGCTGCGCGCCAAGAAGGGCCGTGTCGTCCTGATCTCCTCGGTCGTCGGCCTGATGGGCGGCCCCGGGCAGGCGAACTACGCCGCCTCGAAGGCCGGTCTGGTCGGCTTCGCGCGCTCGCTCGCCCGCGAGCTCGGGTCGCGCAATCTCACTTTCAACGTCGTGGCGCCCGGGTTTGTCGACACCGACATGACCAAGGCGCTGACGGACGAGCAGCGCGCGAGCATCATGGCGCAGGTGCCGCTCGGCCGTTACGCGCAGCCCGAGGAAATCGCCTCCGCGGTGAAGTTCCTCGCCTCGGACGACGCCTCGTACATCACTGGAGCCGTCATCCCCGTTGACGGCGGATTGGGCATGGGTCACTGATCACCATGAGCGGAATTCTCGACGGCAAGAAGATCCTGATCACGGGCGTTCTGATGGAGTCCTCCATCGCGTTCCACGCGGCCAAGGTCGCGCAGGAGCAGGGCGCCGAGGTCATCCTCACCGCTTTCCCGCGCCCCACGCTCACCGAGCGCATCGCCAAGAAGCTGCCCAAGCCGGCCAAGGTCATCGAGCTCGACGTGACCAACCAGGAGCACCTGGACCGCCTGGAGGGCGTCGTCCGCGAGGAGCTCGGCAGCCTGGACGGAGTCGTCCACTCCATCGGCTTCGCGCCGCAGGACGCGCTCGGCGGCAACTTCCTGAACACGCCCTTCGAGTCCGTCTCGACGGCCATGCACGTCTCGGCGTTCTCCCTGAAGTCGCTCGCCATGGCGTGCCGCCCGCTGATGAACGACGGCGCCTCGATCGTCGGCCTCACCTTCGACGCGCAGTTCGCCTGGCCGCAGTACGACTGGATGGGCCCGGCCAAGGCCGCCCTCGAGGCCACCTCGCGCTACCTCGGGCGTGACCTCGGCAAGGACAACATCCGCTGCAACCTCATCTCGGCGGGCCCGATCGGCTCGATGGCCGCGAAGTCCATTCCGGGCTTCGGCGAGCTGGCCGAGGTGTGGAACACCCGCTCCCCGCTGGCGTGGGACATGGCCGACCCGGAGCCCGCGGGCCGCGGCATCGTCGCGCTGCTCTCGGACTT encodes:
- the fabI gene encoding enoyl-ACP reductase FabI — its product is MSGILDGKKILITGVLMESSIAFHAAKVAQEQGAEVILTAFPRPTLTERIAKKLPKPAKVIELDVTNQEHLDRLEGVVREELGSLDGVVHSIGFAPQDALGGNFLNTPFESVSTAMHVSAFSLKSLAMACRPLMNDGASIVGLTFDAQFAWPQYDWMGPAKAALEATSRYLGRDLGKDNIRCNLISAGPIGSMAAKSIPGFGELAEVWNTRSPLAWDMADPEPAGRGIVALLSDFFPKTTGEIIHVDGGVHMMGA
- the fabG gene encoding 3-oxoacyl-[acyl-carrier-protein] reductase, coding for MSRSVLVTGGNRGIGLAIARAFADAGDKVAITCRSGEPPQALAELGVLAVKCDITDAEQVEQAYKEIEEKHGPVEVLVANAGITKDTLLMRMSEEDFTSVLDTNLTGTFRVVKRANRGMLRAKKGRVVLISSVVGLMGGPGQANYAASKAGLVGFARSLARELGSRNLTFNVVAPGFVDTDMTKALTDEQRASIMAQVPLGRYAQPEEIASAVKFLASDDASYITGAVIPVDGGLGMGH